The Lolium rigidum isolate FL_2022 chromosome 1, APGP_CSIRO_Lrig_0.1, whole genome shotgun sequence region GGCGGCAGGTGTGATGTCAGTGCACGGACCTTGAATTCGGCTGGAGGCCTAACCCTTCCAAACAAAAGGTCTTGCACGCTCATCGTCTTCGGATCTTCAGCTTCAGTTTCAGCAGAACATGTCTGGTAAGTAGAGAAAATTACAAAGTATTCGGAAGAAGTTTTCTTCGCTCTCCTGAGATATGCCGGCTCCTCGTACTCCCAAGCATCAGAAAAACGTTCCCCATACAGCAGGACATTCTTCTGATGGATATTCCCGAGGGTTGCAAGGGCCATTCTCCAGAAACGGAGGTTAAAGTTTGCTTTCAGTAGTCCACTGTAGATGTTCGCACCCAGCAAGCATCCATTCAACAGCCTGGCAATGTCCATGGCTATTGTTGTGAGCTCCGGGTGGTCCTCTGCGCTGGTGCTCCCAAAAGTACGCACCTTGAAGAAGTACCAGTATGCTTCCCGTGTAAAGAAGTGTAACCTGAGGGGATGTGTGGTTCCAAAGCTTGCAATCTTGTCGGATCGGCTTGCAACTATGATCTTGCTGCCGCTCACGGTGCCACATCTAGCGTCTGAATACAACCTTTTCCATAAAGACTCTTTGATATCCAAAAGTTGATCGATGATGATCAGTGTCCTTCCACCGCCCATGCCACAGTTTTGATGTTTgattctacctccatctcttatGGTCTCTACACTTTCAGCTTTAAGATCATCGCTATTGAAACACAAAATCTGAGAGAAGTGGTTGCGCACCCTTGCATCTTCGCAAGCATGCTCGATCAGGGTGCTCTTTCCAACTTTAGATGGACCGATGATCGGCAGGACAGCCAGATATTCACCAGCGCCTGGGGCACTCTCCTCCTGCAATAGGAAGTACATGATACGTTCCATCTCCATCTGGCGTCCAAACATGCACTTGTTTAGAAGCAGATACATGCTATATGGTTGCCGGTGCAAACGTGGGCATCTGCTTAGAAATATGACAAACTCACTCATATCTTCAATGGTGTCCCTTACGCTGCCAAGAACTTGCTCCAGAAGCTTAGCTTGCCCTGCACCTCTACTGTTGCCTCTGAAGAGACATACACGCTTGGCAGGGTTGAACCCAGATGGGGTAAAGGAGTAAATGACATCATGATCTTTTCTTCTGTCTTCTCCATTATGAGCTCGGCAACTGAAGATGTCGAGGGTGTAATACCCCCTGTACATCTCCTTCTTCAGTGTGCTGAGTTGATGCAGCATGGCCTGGCTTGCGATGAGCCGGACATCTGCCTCCTCAACAACGACTCGAAGCCGCAGTAGCAGTCGTTGCAGGCTGCGCAGCCTCTCCTCCTCGGTTGGCGCTGCCCTCTGCTTCAGGTATCTATCCACGAGGAAAGACATGGATCTACTGGCAAGTTCAGCCATAGTTGTAAAAAATATTGTCTCCATGTATGTGTGTTTGAAACCCTGGTCTTAGTGCTTCATGAGCAATGTGCTACTGCAACAGATCAATGAGGAGCTATGTATATCTCAAACTTCTAAGAGGACTTCGGCTAGTCAAAAGGAGCATAATAGTAAGAAAATAAAGAGCTGATGTGGAACAAAGACTTGTGTTCCTGAACATTTTGAACTTTCAACTCAGCATGCCACTAGAATATGCATATCTTTTTCCTGCTTGGCAAACATTTTTTAAACATGAAAGTGACCCTGCATTGACCTGGCAACTAGGGAGCCAACTAGAATGAGACGTTTCTGGAACAACTGCATCACGCTTTTCTCATCTCCTTTTCAGCTCTTCTTCTCTCTGCCCATGCAGCTCCAACACAGGTTAAGTTTTCTTGATTTTCTTTTCCCGGATGATGGAAGAGAGCAGCGTCCAATACCCTGACTGAAATTCCATCCAGAGTTGCTCTGTTGGAGCTGCAAGGGCAAATCCATGAAAAAACAAACCAAAACAGTTCCCAAAAAGATAAATAAGCCCGCTGCCAACTATGCACACACAGATTAGTGAGGTATATCGTATATGTAAACCATTACACATGAACATTACAAAAATCATCTTTCCATATAAATCTAAATTACTAGAAACAAGGAACATAAAATAGAGCAGAACCTTTTATTACAAGAAAAGAGAAATCGTTATATTTTGTCTGATCTTAATATTGTGCAAACTGAGAAAACATATGACAGCATAGCAATACGGAAGGTAAACACATGTTTTAATATATGGAGGAACAGTGGAAGGCCATGAGTAGAGGCCGGCGACAGATGAGAACATAAACTAAATTAGCACATGTGACATGTCTGACGTGCTCAGTCGATTCCAATACCATAGTAAGAAGATAAAGATAAATGATGCATGTATCTAATTAGAAAACATGTAGATCAAGAATTGATAAATATAACTGCAAACTAAAATCTAAAAGCACACTGCACAAAAAAATCACATGACTCAAGATGGCACATGCCTGACTTTGTATGACAAGTTCCCCTAAATTAGCCCTTCTGCTGTTCAGATTCAAGATACAGAAACACTTATACTACTTTGAACAACACTGACTAAGCATACCTTTTTTTGTGTAAATGAATACACCATTTTTTTGTGTACTTCAAATGTCTTAACTAATCTTATTTGCAGAACAGCCGCTAAATAATGGATAAAAATACACATATCAGCTTGCGCACTTTTTTACAGATTAAGTGTGTGCTTTTGACATGCACATGTGTGCATCCAGAGATTATACATACCTACAAGTACGAAAGAAGAAGGTTGCGTGTTTTGCCCAAAACGTCCTATATTCTGGTAAAGAGGTAATACCAATTAAGCTGCACAATAATGCAGTTACAGAAGTACAGGGCAAAAGAGAAGTGAAAGATGCGTGAGAATTTCACCACTAGTGCTCACCTTTCATTTGTGCATCAGCACCACGAAACATGTTTGTACGCATGCCCTGTTGTTTGATGCGCAGTCCGGAAGTACCAAATCGAGCGGAAGATCCATAGCATGCTGTACAAGTAGGGTGACAGGCCCCGTCGGTGGGATTTTATGAAGGCATAGCAGCAAAAGATGCAGATTTAGTAAAATATGGGATGCCAGTTGCAGCAAAACTATCCATAATTGTAGAGGTGGATTCATTTTGGATTGTCTTTCAACTGCCCAAGAGATGGTCCAGTCTGTCAGCCCCTCGGGTCAATGTCCGTGCTTCCTTACTCGAGGACTCAAAACCCCTTCTCCCACAGAAATTGTATGAAAACATAACGGGTCAACAATGCAGAAATAGTAAACATGGTCTTGTTCGCCAGAGCGCATATTAATCTACTTCACTTGCCAATATCATATCTAGAATTACAGACAGACCTTTGCAAGCTCGTCCTCTGAAATCCTAAGGAAACCCATCCTGCCCCCATCATGGTAAAGAATATCATTGCTGCTGCACCGCAACAGAACTGGGCTTACTGATTTTCACATAAATTGGGTGCATCCCAGCAGTACTTCTAAAGCATATACTACGCTTGGGACAAGACCCTGATCTGAATGTACTGCTACTGTCCAATCCTATGTTCAATTGGTCCATCCAGTCGAAATTACTAAACTGCTGTTACTAGAGCCAGAATTGCCCAGATCCAAACCCTAGATGCGCGGGGGACAGCTACGAGGAGTAGGAAGAAGCTACCAGGCGATGCGGCTGTCCAGGTCGACCAGGTACCAGAGGCAGAGGCGGGAGCGCCCGGGGGGCGCGGGGAAGTAGCGGTGGCGCCGGCCGTGGTTACAGCGGTATTCGAACCCGCCGCCGGCCTGGTCTTCTCCCGCTTCGGCGGCACGGCACCGCCGGGCCGGAGATTGAGTTTCAGTAATCAGCGTCCGAACTCAGATTTCCGGAGCGCGCCAAGTGATATCAGTAAAATCTCGCGCAATCGGGCAGATCTCAAAGGACAAGTCTCTACATATCTGCTGGTAGGCTCTCTCCGTGCTACAAAAATTCGATGATCTCTAAATCTAAACCGAGATTCAAATCTAAAATTTTAACTTCGATTTGTGGGAGACCTTCTCAAAGAGAAGGCCACCCTATAAAAAATTAGAGTATGCTGCACATGTGTGGCGCGGACACGGTATTCTTTAGTAAAAGGCGAAAGAATAGTTCGCTTTGTCCTCACCACGCAGCTGCTTGGGTTTCTACCCTGCAGCTACCGGTCTATATGTAGCACCATGGTGAGCAGATCCTCCTAGccgagcgaggtgggactattccaACTTCTGCCTCAGCTAGCGTCCGCTGCTTTGCAACAGATCAACAATCTCCCGCATGGGCCTCAGCATCGGTTAAGCCTTAAAGCCTGTTGGGCCTGCAATGAATGCCTTGCAGCCCATCGTGGTCTCAATTTCTTTCCACGCCATATTATTATTTCTTACTTAAAAACAAAAATCTAGCTTACAAGATCCCTCCAAAATAAATTGTTATCACACTTTTCTATTTCTGAAGTGTCGCAAGT contains the following coding sequences:
- the LOC124684436 gene encoding disease resistance protein RGA2-like — translated: METIFFTTMAELASRSMSFLVDRYLKQRAAPTEEERLRSLQRLLLRLRVVVEEADVRLIASQAMLHQLSTLKKEMYRGYYTLDIFSCRAHNGEDRRKDHDVIYSFTPSGFNPAKRVCLFRGNSRGAGQAKLLEQVLGSVRDTIEDMSEFVIFLSRCPRLHRQPYSMYLLLNKCMFGRQMEMERIMYFLLQEESAPGAGEYLAVLPIIGPSKVGKSTLIEHACEDARVRNHFSQILCFNSDDLKAESVETIRDGGRIKHQNCGMGGGRTLIIIDQLLDIKESLWKRLYSDARCGTVSGSKIIVASRSDKIASFGTTHPLRLHFFTREAYWYFFKVRTFGSTSAEDHPELTTIAMDIARLLNGCLLGANIYSGLLKANFNLRFWRMALATLGNIHQKNVLLYGERFSDAWEYEEPAYLRRAKKTSSEYFVIFSTYQTCSAETEAEDPKTMSVQDLLFGRVRPPAEFKVRALTSHLPPHYNYMFNCGMQALPKRVE